The genomic window GCGGGAGTGCGCGAGCACGTTCTCGGAATCGCCCACGATGAAGATCGTGCCGATGGGCTTGCCCTCGCGGCCTTCGCGCGCGATCTCGCTTGCGAGCTGCATGACGCGCTCCGCGACGGGGAGCGCGACGCGGTCCGCGAGCTCGGCCTCGAAGTGCGTGATGTGCAGGTCCCGGCCGGCGTCGAAGAAGAGGAGGCCGTCGAGCGCGTCCTCGTTCCAGAGCAGGACGAGGACCTTGTCCTTGGGGCCGATGCTGCCCGCGAGGAACGCGCCCATCATGAGGTCGCGGATCTGGGCGAGGGCGCCGAGCGATCCCGCGAGGGGCTCCTTCAGGTGGATGACGTCCTTCGCGCGGTCGCGGGCGCCTTCCGCGATGTGGCCGCGGCTCGTCGCGACGACGACCGGGAGGCCCTGGATGGCGAGGGCGGCATCGGCGACCTCGGACGAGTCCGTGAGGATGAGGAGGACGTTCGACTTGAAGCGGCGGGCGAGGCCGGGAACCGCTTCGAGGAGCGCGCGCGCCGTGTCCACGCCCTCGTATCCGCGTCGCGCCCAAATAGGCTTCTGGGTTTCACGCGACGAGGTCGCGCGGGTCGGCGATCTCGCCCCGGAGCGCGGAGGCCGCGACGGTCGCGGGCGAGGCGAGGTAGACCTCGGCCTGGCTCGAGCCCATGCGGCCCTTGAAGTTGCGGTTCGAGGACGAGATGCAGCGCTCGCCCGGCGCGAGGATGCCGCCGGAGGCGCCCATGCACGGGCCGCATCCGGGGGTGCCGACGACGGCGCCGGCCTCCATGAGGGTCGCGAGGGTCCCGTCCGCCATCGCGGCCATCATGACCTCGCGGCTCGCGGGGGTGACGATGAGGCGCGTCTCGTCGTGGACGCGGCGGCCCTTGAGGATCGCGGCGGCTTCGCGCAGGTCGTCGAGCCGGCCGTTCGTGCAGGACCCGAGGAACGCCTGGTCGACGCGCTTGCCGAGGACCGAGGAGACGGGGTGGACGTTGTCGACCGCGTGCGGGCACGCGATCTGCGGCTCGAGCTTCGAGGCGTCGAAGCGCCGCTCGTCCGCATAGCGGGCGCCCGCGTCCGAGCGGACGACGGGCCAGCGCGCGAGGGTGTCTTCGCCGCCGCGCTCGCGGAGATACTCGAGCGTGCGCGCGTCCGGCGCGATCATCGCGACCTTCGCGCCCATCTCGATGCCCATGTTGCAGAGCGTCATGCGCTCGGAGACCGCGAGGTCCCGGATCCACGAGCCCTCGTATTCGACGGCCATGTAGTTCGCGCCGTCCGCGGTCACGTTCCCGATGACCGCGAGCGTCATGTCCTTCGCGTAGACGCCCTTCGGAAGCCTTCCGTCGATCGTCACGCGCATCGTCTCGGGAACGCGCAGCCACAGCTCGCCCGCGGCCCAGACGGCGGCCATCTCGGTCGCGCCGACGCCGTACGCGAAGGCGCCGAACGCGCCGTAGGTGCAGGAGTGGGAATCGGTGCCGACGATGTGCATGCCGGGCATCACGTGGCCCTTCTCGGGAAGCACCTGGTGGCAGATGCCCTCCTTCATGTCGTAGAACGTGCCGACGTTCGCGAGCTTCACGAACTGGCGGACCGCCTTCTGCTTCGTCGCGGTCTCGATGTCCGGCGCGGGCGAGCGGTGGTCGAGCGTCATCACGATCTTCGACGGGTCGAAGAGGCCCTTCACGGGGATCTCCTTGAAGATGTTCGCGATGAGCGCCGCGTTGTCGT from Candidatus Thermoplasmatota archaeon includes these protein-coding regions:
- a CDS encoding 3-isopropylmalate dehydratase large subunit; protein product: MPGATMSEKILARVGGRPAGVKPGEVVTAKVDLVMSHDNAALIANIFKEIPVKGLFDPSKIVMTLDHRSPAPDIETATKQKAVRQFVKLANVGTFYDMKEGICHQVLPEKGHVMPGMHIVGTDSHSCTYGAFGAFAYGVGATEMAAVWAAGELWLRVPETMRVTIDGRLPKGVYAKDMTLAVIGNVTADGANYMAVEYEGSWIRDLAVSERMTLCNMGIEMGAKVAMIAPDARTLEYLRERGGEDTLARWPVVRSDAGARYADERRFDASKLEPQIACPHAVDNVHPVSSVLGKRVDQAFLGSCTNGRLDDLREAAAILKGRRVHDETRLIVTPASREVMMAAMADGTLATLMEAGAVVGTPGCGPCMGASGGILAPGERCISSSNRNFKGRMGSSQAEVYLASPATVAASALRGEIADPRDLVA
- a CDS encoding diadenylate cyclase, yielding MDTARALLEAVPGLARRFKSNVLLILTDSSEVADAALAIQGLPVVVATSRGHIAEGARDRAKDVIHLKEPLAGSLGALAQIRDLMMGAFLAGSIGPKDKVLVLLWNEDALDGLLFFDAGRDLHITHFEAELADRVALPVAERVMQLASEIAREGREGKPIGTIFIVGDSENVLAHSRQAVINPFQGYAPKDRNLLDDALWETVKEFAQIDGAFIVRADGVIESAGRYLETDQHVPVASGLGGRHLAAASITKLTKAIAFAVSSSGAVRVFKDGKLVMRFGRI